The DNA region TTGGACACGGACGGAAACGCGGCGTCGTATGAGACCTTTGCCCGCGGCTGGATGCAGAGCGGCACAGCATGGGGCCGGCCCGCGGACGTCTTGGTCATGCCGGATGGCGCAATCTTGGTCAGCGACGATACGGCGAATTGCATATACCGAATCGCCTACGCGAAATGATCCAGCCGTTCTACTTTTTGTCGTCGCTGTCCATGATGGCGGAGGCCATCATCGGGTCTGTTGCGGGCTTGGGCTCCGCTACGACCGGTTGCACCGCATTCTTTACTTCGCGCTCGTACTCCAGCCCGTGGCGCTCCTTGAAGTCTTCTTCGGTGATGCGACCCGTGATCCACGACCAGTTCATCGGGTACGTTTCCGGATCGAGAATCATGTAGTACATGTGCCACACGAGGATCGTCCCTACGGCGAGCCATGCCTCGTAGTAGTGAATCGTGGCCGCAATGTCGAGGAAGAGTTTCGAGAAGTACCTCATGAAGTCCTCGGCAAACCACATGCAGAGACCGGTAATTCCCATGAGCACCGAGCCCCACATCATGCCCCAGTATTCCAGCTTCTCGGAGTAGCTGTACCGGTCGTATTTGGGTTGCTCTTTCCGAAGGCCGACCGCGTACAGCAGGTTTGCGAACAGATCGCGCACATCGCACACGCGCGGCAATAGCGACAGCACTTCCTTCCTGCCTTTCCGGCTGAACAACCCATGCAGCATGTGCACTATGAGCAATACGATCAGCACGGCCCCGGCCCAGCGGTGAATGCTGCTGCGCATTTCGATGCCTGCACCGTTGAAGAAGATCATCTTCAGCCAGTAATTGTCCGGAAATCGCAACGCAAAGCCGGAAATTGCAAGCACCGTGAAGGAAATCATGAGCACGAAGTGGCCCAACGTCTGCCCAAGCGAGAAGCGGCGATAGGCATTCGGCCCGCGCAATTCCGCACGGAATTTCACGGCCATGTGCCGCAGCATCAGCAGCGAATTGTGAAACACCATTCCGCCAATGAGCAGCACGATCAGCCAGATATAGACTACGCGCACAATGCCTACCGCGAGCTGCCCCGAATCGGTGGGAATGATATGGACGGGACTCGCGGCGAAGTTTTCGGTGGCCCCCTCGTGGCAGGCCCCGCACGTTTTGACCAGGTTGGCCTTGTTAATCGACGACGCTGGATCGTCCTGCGGTAGGATTTCGTGTGCGCCATGGCAACTCGCGCAACTTGCAATAACCTTTCCGCCGGCGGTCGACGCCATGCCGTGATAACTGTCCATGTAGCTCGCCTGCAGGTGCGTCGCGATCCCGTATTTCATCATCACGGTTTCGTCTTCGTGACATTTCGGGCACGTCGATCGCGACACCATTTGCGCGGCCAGAATGGACTCCTCTGTCTTGGGCGGTTCGATGGCGTGCTCGCCGTGACAGTCCACACAGCTCGGTGCGTCCTTAATGCCGGCGACCAGCGCGCGACCGTGAATGCTCCGGTTGAATTCAGCCAGTTCCTTTTCGTGGCACTTGCCGCACGTGGTATGAATGTGCGCGCGTGCAATGGGCGAGTTCGCATCGTTTGACGGAAGAATTTCGTGCGCGCCGTGGCAGTCGGAGCAGACAGCCGCCTTGTCGTTGCCCGCAGCAATCGCTATCGCGTGGACGCCCTTCAAGTACGACTCGGACGGTTCGGATATCGACACCATGTGTTTCTTGACGAGGCTGGCGTCCGAGTGACAGCGCCCACAGGTCTGCGCAAGATTGCGCGGGTTGGTCATCGACAACGGGTCGTCGCCCGAGCGCGTATCGTGCTTACCGTGGCAGTCGATGCAGCCTCCCACGTCTTTGTCACCGCTGGCAAGCGCTTTTCCGTGCAGGCTGAGTGTGTAGGCGTCGGCCTCCGCGTGGCACGCGCCGCAGTTTACCGGTTTCAAGTCCGGATCGTGCGGTAGTTCCTCGATGTCGGCGTGGCAGGATGCGCATCCGATCGTGCCGTGAATCGATTCGGAAAAGGCCTTCGCGTCGAGATACATGGATTTTGCGACGCCACCGCCCATGTCCTTGGTAAGGTTCGGATCGCTGTGGCAGACCATACACTCTTCATCGGTGGGCGCAGCGGCCGCGGTAATGCAAGCAAGTGACACAACGACGATAGCGAGTTGGCTGACGGTATGCGTGCTCATTTCAAACGATACCTCCCGCTGCGCTTGGGCAGGGGCGCTTGGAACTTGTCAGAACAGGGCGTGCGTCATTTGTATCCAAACACCATCGACCAAACGATAAAACCGACCAGCGAAAATCCGACGACGAGGGCAACCGTCCCGAATATTGCCGCCCAGAATTTGAACTCTCTCGCCGCCTGCGGGGCGATTCGCTTCTCGAGTTCCCCGCTCTGGGCCAGTTCCTCGTAATACCGTGGGCGTTCTTCCTTCAGTTCGTCCTCGCTGATAAGGCCGGTAAACATGGCCATGTCCATCGGGAATTTCTCGGGCCTAAAGTGCGTATTGAAAAAGTGAATGGTGAAGATGAAGCCCACGGCCAGCAACGCCTCGTCGCTGTGAATAATCGTCGCGACGTTAATGACCCATCCGGGCAATATCAGGGTGAACGTCTCGGGAAACCACAACATGAGGCCCGTCGACCCAATAATCGCCACGCCCCAGAACACCGCGAAGTAGTCGAATTTCTCCCAATAGGTCCATTCGCCGTACGATGGCCGAGGCCCCTTTCCTCGGAACCACTTTACCGTCGCGAGAAACTCGCGCACGTCGCGCCACATTGGAAGCAGGGATCCCGTGCCGAGCAGCATTTGGCTCCATGTCGAACCCGTTTTGCGCTTGCGCTGGACGACGTAGGCCAAGTGAATGACGAACACAAGGAACATCGCCACAGCGCAGATGCGATGGATCGTGCCCATCGTGTAGAAGCCGCCCATGACATTTGACAGAGCTTGCGCCCACCCCATATACGAGAACTTCAAGGCCATGCCGGTTAAGGCAAGCCCGAAGAAACTGAGGATAAGTACGAAGTGCATCTGCCGCACCACGGGGTCAAAGCGGCGAACCATCCGGCGCTCGGTGTGCGCGGCGGCCGCTTTGCGTTTGCGCATTTCCTTCAGCGACCGCGGAAACCACATGAGCGTGTGAATTCCGAAGAACCCGAAGGTGCCGACCAACAGCGCCGTCATGCCCCAGAACGCGAAGAACAGCGCCGGGTACTTCTCCGGATCGTGGTGCGTCGCGTGCGTCAGGTAACCTGCGAACCGGCGATTCGCACCGGGGTGACACTGCGCGCACGTCTGCACGATGTTGTCGCGGCTCAAATGCGAATTGGGGTCGGAGACTGGAAGCGCGTCGTGCGCCCCGTGACAATCGTGACACCGTGCCGCAACGTCCGCGCCCAGTTTCGACACCTTGCCGTGGTAGGTGTCGAAGTATGTTTCCGTGACGTCTTCGTGGCACTTACCGCAGGTATCGACGATGTCAAGGCGAAATGTCTCGTCGTCGGCGCGCGCGATATTGTGCGCGGTATGACAATCGCTGCACACGGGTAGCGGCTTGTCCGTCGTGGTCACCAGCGGAGAGTGAACACTGTCGAGGAACGTCTCCTCGACTCCGTTGTGGCAACTCCCGCACGTATTGGGAATGTTCGTGGGATGCACGCTGGATGCCGGATCGCCTGGCGGCAACGGGTTGTGCGCCGTGTGGCAGTTGGTACAGGTCGCCGAGACTACAAGCCCGGACGCGAGCAAGCCTTTCCCATGCACGCTTTCGGAATAGCTTTCGACAATGCCCGAGAACTCCTCCGGCAAACGCGTCGCCGCCTTCTCCCCTGCGCGGTGACAACGCCCACACAGGTTCGGCACATTGGACGGAAACGTCGGCGATGCCGGATCGATTTTGCGTTGCGTAGTGTGGCCCGCATGACAATCGAGGCAACTCGGCGCATCGGGATCGCCCTTCGCAAACAATTGCCCGTGGATGCTCGCGGCATGCAGTTGCACCTGGTCGTCGTGGCAGATCGAGCAATCCACGGCGGATGCCACCGTCTCGCATGGCCGCGGGAGCGCCGGCGATGCGCCCGTATGGCATTGTGCGCAGCGCACGGTCGAATGCGCGGAGTTCAGGACCTCATCGGCGCTCACGGCGGCGATCGTCCCGCCGGCGCTTGCGACCGGTTTATCGTGGCAGGCCATGCAATCCCGATCGCTCACGCCTTCGTCGTAAAATACCTTGCGGGCTTCGTGCGCCTGGTGGCAGTCCACGCAGACCGGCACCTTCTGTGGGTCTTTCTCCCAGAGTTCGCCGTTGATGACCTTCCGGTGGACCTCTTCGATCAATGCGTGGCACTGTGTGCATGTCGATACCACGTTGTCCCGGTGTATGGAGGATTCGGGGTCGGTGTGCGGCAACACATTGTGCGCGGTGTGACAACTGGTGCAAACAGCGGTCACCTTCAGTCCCTGCTGCAACAATCCCGTCGCGTGCATGCTGTCTTCGTAGTTCTCGAGAATGTCGTGCTGCGAAACGTTGCGCGTTTGCGCAACGGGCGCGTTCTCTGCGTGGCATTG from Candidatus Hydrogenedentota bacterium includes:
- a CDS encoding cytochrome c3 family protein, producing MVSGGKHQYFGVVGFFLALACLPCAFAQDDAECFVCHNDSSLTKDLPDGGTKSLFVDEQAYANNIHAGIGCVGCHADITEVPHTGEIKPVDCTACHSDEAAVYAKSLHGMAVERNDPLAPSCADCHTAHDIRLPDDPKSRTNPINIPHMCAQCHAENAPVAQTRNVSQHDILENYEDSMHATGLLQQGLKVTAVCTSCHTAHNVLPHTDPESSIHRDNVVSTCTQCHALIEEVHRKVINGELWEKDPQKVPVCVDCHQAHEARKVFYDEGVSDRDCMACHDKPVASAGGTIAAVSADEVLNSAHSTVRCAQCHTGASPALPRPCETVASAVDCSICHDDQVQLHAASIHGQLFAKGDPDAPSCLDCHAGHTTQRKIDPASPTFPSNVPNLCGRCHRAGEKAATRLPEEFSGIVESYSESVHGKGLLASGLVVSATCTNCHTAHNPLPPGDPASSVHPTNIPNTCGSCHNGVEETFLDSVHSPLVTTTDKPLPVCSDCHTAHNIARADDETFRLDIVDTCGKCHEDVTETYFDTYHGKVSKLGADVAARCHDCHGAHDALPVSDPNSHLSRDNIVQTCAQCHPGANRRFAGYLTHATHHDPEKYPALFFAFWGMTALLVGTFGFFGIHTLMWFPRSLKEMRKRKAAAAHTERRMVRRFDPVVRQMHFVLILSFFGLALTGMALKFSYMGWAQALSNVMGGFYTMGTIHRICAVAMFLVFVIHLAYVVQRKRKTGSTWSQMLLGTGSLLPMWRDVREFLATVKWFRGKGPRPSYGEWTYWEKFDYFAVFWGVAIIGSTGLMLWFPETFTLILPGWVINVATIIHSDEALLAVGFIFTIHFFNTHFRPEKFPMDMAMFTGLISEDELKEERPRYYEELAQSGELEKRIAPQAAREFKFWAAIFGTVALVVGFSLVGFIVWSMVFGYK